The following are from one region of the Salmo trutta chromosome 22, fSalTru1.1, whole genome shotgun sequence genome:
- the LOC115158471 gene encoding eEF1A lysine and N-terminal methyltransferase isoform X1, with protein MSLLPRTAEEFSSAEYWERFFKKRGEKAFEWYGDYNKLCGVLHKYIKPRDKVLVVGCGNSELSEQLYDVGYRHLTNIDISETVVNHMNQKNAKQRPDLTFQTVDATQTPYEDGSYQAALDKGTLDAMASQEEGALAGRMLAEVGRVLGIGGRYVCVTLAQESVIKLAVEHFIQVGWAVRLHCLADPESQEVSSFALPVFVLVCTKFRQPMPMPILEMCQGEDGAPVRLPVVADLLSVVRERQAYAMLRQRLRTGTDATSTPSLTLCHAPTGRPRYTLTIQDCPPGAKVPRANHFAIFIVPQGRETDWLYGLAEGRGQLAASANFRRLVVVAMHREQEYTDMQAVQSELSPMVMELAPPGMPANQKVPFLSVGGELGWREVVSHGTSDLSGQYSVEDVRGEDGQLYRRLVFLGNDGLVQSESRLTNPAAAAASSQKNKKSRRKAKLSAPPPMTTPSQTPGGALEVDKGYLCCAHHRVMVAGLAMLGVGNDHNKDVSVLLVGLGGGGLPQFLRDFVPGARVEVVEQDPAVLEVAQGWFGFTPDDRLTVTLGDGLERINNIEREGGHQYDVIMFDVDSKDPSLGMSCPPPAFVETAFLERVGKLLTPRGVFMLNLVCRDSALKKSVLGRVRGVFPRVLSRGIEGEVNEVLLCSRGTGETGVQPSLLKAGKTLQGALGMNSSRTAICIPQIDITELLEDLKVA; from the exons ATGAGTCTTCTACCTCGCACTGCCGAGGAGTTCAGTTCTGCAGAGTACTGGGAACGGTTCTtcaagaagagaggagagaaggcttTTGAGTGGTATGGAGACTACAACAAACTCTGTGGCGTGCTGCACAAATACATCAAACCGAGGGATAAG GTCTTGGTGGTGGGCTGTGGTAACTCTGAGCTGAGTGAGCAGCTGTATGACGTTGGCTACAGACATCTGACCAACATTGACATTAGTGAGACGGTGGTGAATCACATGAACCAGAAGAATGCCAAGCAGCGCCCAGACCTGACCTTCCAGACGGTGGATGCCACCCAGACACCCTACGAGGACGGAAGCTACCAAGCTGCACTGGACAAGGGGACACTGGACGCCATGGCCTCCCAGGAGGAGGGGGCTCTAGCTGGGAGGATGCTGGCTGAG GTGGGTCGTGTCCTGGGTATAGGAGGCCGCTACGTCTGTGTGACCCTGGCCCAGGAGAGTGTCATCAAGCTGGCTGTGGAGCACTTCATCCAG GTGGGCTGGGCTGTGAGGCTCCATTGTCTGGCTGACCCGGAGAGCCAGGAGGTCTCTTCCTTCGCTCTGCCTGTCTTCGTATTGGTTTGCACAAAGTTCCGTCAGCCAATGCCCATGCCCATCCTGGAGATGTGCCAAGGGGAGGATGGTGCCCCCGTGAGGCTTCCCGTGGTGGCAGACCTGCTGTCTGTGGTGAGAGAGCGCCAGGCATACGCCATGCTGAGACAGAGGCTCCGTACGGGTACAGACGCGACCTCTACCCCCTCGTTGACCCTCTGCCACGCCCCCACTGGGCGACCCCGCTACACCCTCACCATACAGGACTGCCCCCCTGGTGCCAAGGTTCCCCGTGCCAACCACTTTGCCATCTTCATAG TGCCTCAGGGCAGAGAGACTGATTGGCTGTACGGCTTGGCTGAGGGGCGGGGCCAACTAGCGGCTAGCGCTAACTTCAGACGTCTGGTTGTCGTGGCCATGCACAGAGAACAGGAGTATACCGACATGCAGGCTGTCCAATCAGAGCTCTCCCCCATGGTGATGGAACTCGCCCCCCCTGGGATGCCAGCCAATCAGAAA GTTCCGTTCCTGTCGGTGGGAGGTGAGCTGGGTTGGAGGGAGGTGGTGAGTCATGGTACCAGTGATCTGAGTGGTCAGTACTCTGTAGAGGatgtgagaggagaggatggtcAGCTCTACCGTAGACTGGTGTTCCTGGGTAACGACGGACTGGTCCAGTCAGAGAGCCGCCTCACTAACCCAGCAGCAG CAGCAGCCTCGTCTCAGAAGAATAAGAAGAGCAGAAGGAAAGCCAAGCTCTCTGCCCCTCCCCCCATGACAACCCCATCCCAGACACCAGGTGGTGCCCTGGAGGTGGACAAAGGCTATCTATGCTGTGCCCACCACAGGGTCATGGTGGCTGGCCTCGCCATGCTAGGCGTGGGCAACGACCACAACAAAG ATGTGTCAGTGCTCCTGGTGGGACTGGGTGGAGGAGGACTGCCCCAGTTCCTGCGGGACTTTGTACCCGGAGccagggtggaggtggtggagcagGATCCAGCAGTGCTGGAGGTGGCTCAGGGATGGTTCGGCTTCACACCTGATGACAGGCTCACTGTCACACTGGGAGATGGACTGGAACGCATTAACAACAttgagagagaag GTGGTCATCAGTAtgatgtcatcatgtttgacGTGGACAGTAAGGACCCCAGTTTGGGGATGAGCTGTCCTCCTCCTGCCTTCGTAGAAACAGCCTTCCTGGAGAGAGTTGGCAAACTGCTGACACCTCGAG GTGTGTTCATGTTGAACCTGGTGTGTCGTGACTCTGCATTGAAGAAGAGTGTGTTGGGTCGTGTGCGGGGTGTGTTCCCGCGTGTGCTCTCCCGGGGCATCGAGGGGGAGGTCAACGAGGTGCTGCTGTGCTCCAGGGGAACGGGGGAGACAGGGGTCCAGCCCAGCCTGCTGAAGGCAGGGAAGACTCTACAGGGAGCACTGGGCATGAACAGCAGTAGAACAGCAATCTGCATCCCTCAGATAGACATCACTGAGCTGCTAGAGGACCTGAAGGTggcatga
- the LOC115158471 gene encoding eEF1A lysine and N-terminal methyltransferase isoform X2 encodes MSLLPRTAEEFSSAEYWERFFKKRGEKAFEWYGDYNKLCGVLHKYIKPRDKVLVVGCGNSELSEQLYDVGYRHLTNIDISETVVNHMNQKNAKQRPDLTFQTVDATQTPYEDGSYQAALDKGTLDAMASQEEGALAGRMLAEVGRVLGIGGRYVCVTLAQESVIKLAVEHFIQVGWAVRLHCLADPESQEVSSFALPVFVLVCTKFRQPMPMPILEMCQGEDGAPVRLPVVADLLSVVRERQAYAMLRQRLRTGTDATSTPSLTLCHAPTGRPRYTLTIQDCPPGAKVPRANHFAIFIVPQGRETDWLYGLAEGRGQLAASANFRRLVVVAMHREQEYTDMQAVQSELSPMVMELAPPGMPANQKVPFLSVGGELGWREVVSHGTSDLSGQYSVEDVRGEDGQLYRRLVFLGNDGLVQSESRLTNPAAAASSQKNKKSRRKAKLSAPPPMTTPSQTPGGALEVDKGYLCCAHHRVMVAGLAMLGVGNDHNKDVSVLLVGLGGGGLPQFLRDFVPGARVEVVEQDPAVLEVAQGWFGFTPDDRLTVTLGDGLERINNIEREGGHQYDVIMFDVDSKDPSLGMSCPPPAFVETAFLERVGKLLTPRGVFMLNLVCRDSALKKSVLGRVRGVFPRVLSRGIEGEVNEVLLCSRGTGETGVQPSLLKAGKTLQGALGMNSSRTAICIPQIDITELLEDLKVA; translated from the exons ATGAGTCTTCTACCTCGCACTGCCGAGGAGTTCAGTTCTGCAGAGTACTGGGAACGGTTCTtcaagaagagaggagagaaggcttTTGAGTGGTATGGAGACTACAACAAACTCTGTGGCGTGCTGCACAAATACATCAAACCGAGGGATAAG GTCTTGGTGGTGGGCTGTGGTAACTCTGAGCTGAGTGAGCAGCTGTATGACGTTGGCTACAGACATCTGACCAACATTGACATTAGTGAGACGGTGGTGAATCACATGAACCAGAAGAATGCCAAGCAGCGCCCAGACCTGACCTTCCAGACGGTGGATGCCACCCAGACACCCTACGAGGACGGAAGCTACCAAGCTGCACTGGACAAGGGGACACTGGACGCCATGGCCTCCCAGGAGGAGGGGGCTCTAGCTGGGAGGATGCTGGCTGAG GTGGGTCGTGTCCTGGGTATAGGAGGCCGCTACGTCTGTGTGACCCTGGCCCAGGAGAGTGTCATCAAGCTGGCTGTGGAGCACTTCATCCAG GTGGGCTGGGCTGTGAGGCTCCATTGTCTGGCTGACCCGGAGAGCCAGGAGGTCTCTTCCTTCGCTCTGCCTGTCTTCGTATTGGTTTGCACAAAGTTCCGTCAGCCAATGCCCATGCCCATCCTGGAGATGTGCCAAGGGGAGGATGGTGCCCCCGTGAGGCTTCCCGTGGTGGCAGACCTGCTGTCTGTGGTGAGAGAGCGCCAGGCATACGCCATGCTGAGACAGAGGCTCCGTACGGGTACAGACGCGACCTCTACCCCCTCGTTGACCCTCTGCCACGCCCCCACTGGGCGACCCCGCTACACCCTCACCATACAGGACTGCCCCCCTGGTGCCAAGGTTCCCCGTGCCAACCACTTTGCCATCTTCATAG TGCCTCAGGGCAGAGAGACTGATTGGCTGTACGGCTTGGCTGAGGGGCGGGGCCAACTAGCGGCTAGCGCTAACTTCAGACGTCTGGTTGTCGTGGCCATGCACAGAGAACAGGAGTATACCGACATGCAGGCTGTCCAATCAGAGCTCTCCCCCATGGTGATGGAACTCGCCCCCCCTGGGATGCCAGCCAATCAGAAA GTTCCGTTCCTGTCGGTGGGAGGTGAGCTGGGTTGGAGGGAGGTGGTGAGTCATGGTACCAGTGATCTGAGTGGTCAGTACTCTGTAGAGGatgtgagaggagaggatggtcAGCTCTACCGTAGACTGGTGTTCCTGGGTAACGACGGACTGGTCCAGTCAGAGAGCCGCCTCACTAACCCAGCAGCAG CAGCCTCGTCTCAGAAGAATAAGAAGAGCAGAAGGAAAGCCAAGCTCTCTGCCCCTCCCCCCATGACAACCCCATCCCAGACACCAGGTGGTGCCCTGGAGGTGGACAAAGGCTATCTATGCTGTGCCCACCACAGGGTCATGGTGGCTGGCCTCGCCATGCTAGGCGTGGGCAACGACCACAACAAAG ATGTGTCAGTGCTCCTGGTGGGACTGGGTGGAGGAGGACTGCCCCAGTTCCTGCGGGACTTTGTACCCGGAGccagggtggaggtggtggagcagGATCCAGCAGTGCTGGAGGTGGCTCAGGGATGGTTCGGCTTCACACCTGATGACAGGCTCACTGTCACACTGGGAGATGGACTGGAACGCATTAACAACAttgagagagaag GTGGTCATCAGTAtgatgtcatcatgtttgacGTGGACAGTAAGGACCCCAGTTTGGGGATGAGCTGTCCTCCTCCTGCCTTCGTAGAAACAGCCTTCCTGGAGAGAGTTGGCAAACTGCTGACACCTCGAG GTGTGTTCATGTTGAACCTGGTGTGTCGTGACTCTGCATTGAAGAAGAGTGTGTTGGGTCGTGTGCGGGGTGTGTTCCCGCGTGTGCTCTCCCGGGGCATCGAGGGGGAGGTCAACGAGGTGCTGCTGTGCTCCAGGGGAACGGGGGAGACAGGGGTCCAGCCCAGCCTGCTGAAGGCAGGGAAGACTCTACAGGGAGCACTGGGCATGAACAGCAGTAGAACAGCAATCTGCATCCCTCAGATAGACATCACTGAGCTGCTAGAGGACCTGAAGGTggcatga